The Polaribacter tangerinus genome has a segment encoding these proteins:
- a CDS encoding replication-associated recombination protein A — translation MNEPLAERIRPKKLEDYISQQHLVGKNGVLTSLITKGIIPSLILWGPPGIGKTTLANIIATESKRPFYTLSAISSGVKEVREIIEKAKKGGGLFTAKNPILFIDEIHRFSKSQQDSLLGAVEKGWITLIGATTENPSFEVIPALLSRCQVYILNAFDKEDLISLLKRAIEKDEILSRKKIQLKETAALLQVSGGDARKLLNIFELLVSSEDNIVITNDLVLNKIQKNTSHYDKTGEQHYDIVSAFIKSIRGSDPNAAVYWLARMIEGGEDVKFIARRMLILASEDIGNANPTALILANTTFQSVAVIGNPESRIILSQCAIYLANSPKSNASYVAIGAAQKLVKETGDLSVPLALRNAPTKLMKDLDYGKEYKYSHNYSNNFKEQEFLPKEISGTKLYEPGNNQRENQFRETLKNWWKNKYEY, via the coding sequence ATGAATGAACCTTTGGCAGAAAGAATAAGACCTAAAAAACTCGAAGATTATATTAGTCAGCAACATTTGGTTGGTAAAAATGGGGTACTTACAAGTCTTATAACTAAAGGTATTATACCCTCATTAATTTTGTGGGGACCTCCAGGAATAGGAAAAACAACACTAGCCAATATAATTGCAACAGAAAGTAAAAGGCCATTTTATACTTTAAGCGCCATAAGTTCTGGAGTTAAAGAGGTTAGAGAAATTATTGAAAAGGCTAAAAAAGGAGGCGGTTTATTTACTGCAAAAAATCCTATTTTATTTATAGATGAAATCCATAGGTTTAGTAAATCTCAACAAGACTCTCTTCTTGGTGCGGTAGAAAAAGGATGGATAACTCTTATCGGTGCCACAACAGAGAACCCCAGTTTTGAGGTTATCCCTGCTTTGCTTTCGAGATGTCAGGTATACATTTTAAATGCTTTTGATAAAGAGGACTTAATTTCTTTATTAAAAAGAGCTATTGAAAAGGATGAAATCTTATCAAGAAAAAAAATACAGCTTAAGGAAACTGCTGCGCTTTTACAAGTTTCTGGTGGTGATGCAAGGAAATTGTTAAATATATTTGAACTTTTAGTTTCTTCTGAAGATAATATTGTAATTACGAATGATTTAGTACTAAATAAAATACAAAAAAATACTTCTCACTATGATAAAACTGGTGAACAGCATTATGATATTGTTTCTGCATTTATCAAATCGATACGAGGTAGCGACCCAAATGCAGCAGTTTACTGGTTGGCAAGAATGATAGAAGGTGGCGAGGATGTAAAATTTATTGCTAGACGAATGTTAATTTTAGCATCAGAAGATATAGGTAATGCAAACCCGACAGCTTTAATTTTAGCGAATACAACTTTTCAATCTGTTGCCGTAATTGGCAATCCTGAATCTAGAATTATACTGAGTCAATGTGCAATATATTTAGCGAATTCTCCTAAAAGTAATGCTTCTTATGTAGCAATTGGAGCTGCACAGAAACTTGTTAAGGAAACAGGAGACTTGTCTGTTCCTTTGGCATTAAGAAATGCTCCAACAAAATTAATGAAAGATTTAGACTACGGAAAAGAGTATAAATACTCACATAATTATAGTAATAATTTTAAAGAACAAGAGTTTTTACCCAAAGAAATTTCAGGAACAAAACTTTACGAACCAGGTAATAACCAACGAGAAAATCAGTTTAGAG